The following are encoded in a window of Vigna unguiculata cultivar IT97K-499-35 chromosome 8, ASM411807v1, whole genome shotgun sequence genomic DNA:
- the LOC114193447 gene encoding pre-mRNA splicing factor SR-like 1 isoform X2, which yields MEIQTCGKPIDSLLEKVLCMNILSSDYFKELYRLKTYHEVIDEIYNQVDHVEPWMTGNCRGPSTAFCLLYKFFTMKLTVKQMHGLLKHPDSPYIRAVGFLYLRYCGDPKTLWSWFEPYIKDEEEFSPGSNGRMTTMGVYIRDLLLGQIINVQHNCEGKNHLTGVKTSQTENSLFRAFLPEFRCITRLQMQICPSSSHNLE from the exons atGGAGATACAGACTTGTGGCAAGCCAATTGACTCCTTGCTAGAAAAAGTTCTGTGCATGAATATTCTATCATCTGATTACTTTAAGGAGCTCTATCGATTAAAAACGTATCATGAAGTTATTGATGAGATCTATAATCAAGTTGATCATGTTGAGCCGTGGATGACTGGCAATTGTCGCGGTCCTTCTACTGCTTTCTGTCttctttacaaattttttacGATGAAGCTCACTGTCAAGCAAATGCACGGGCTGTTGAAACACCCCGATTCTCCTTACATAAGAGCG GTTGGGTTTCTCTATCTGAGATATTGTGGAGACCCAAAGACACTATGGAGTTGGTTTGAGCCATATATAAAAGATGAGGAG GAATTTTCTCCTGGATCTAATGGTCGAATGACTACAATGGGTGTATACATCCGTGATTTGCTACTTGGACAG attATTAATGTACAACACAATTGCGAGGGAAAAAATCATTTGACTGGAGTAAAGACTAGTCAAACTGAGAATTCTCTCTTCAGAGCTTTCCTACCAGAATTCCGATGCATCACGAGACTGCAAATGCAGATATGTCCCTCATCGTCCCATAATTTGGAGTAA